One window of Brachybacterium ginsengisoli genomic DNA carries:
- a CDS encoding DsbA family protein yields MAASGPSQSVQERREAQREALRKQRQAELSRQRTVRIVVIAVISVIALLLLSIAGYYVYKATRPAGPIASPAGMSEDQTYLSFGAPEGSGKPVLEIHLDFMCPVCGQFEQLNGEDLQTIVEDEEATVHIVPRRFLDPQSTTGDYSSRAASTFVAIYEQDPAAAWTFQQLLFQNQPAEGSAGLTDDQLWSYAQEAGADESAKDAVDSKKYMPWVRKVAEPYAADKASGTPYVEIDGTQFETWNEQGALRKAVLEAGGSSASDAGGASDAGGASDGGQG; encoded by the coding sequence ATGGCCGCCTCCGGTCCGTCCCAGTCAGTGCAGGAGCGCCGCGAAGCGCAGCGCGAGGCCCTGCGCAAGCAGCGCCAGGCTGAGCTCTCCCGGCAGCGCACAGTGCGCATCGTCGTGATCGCGGTGATCTCCGTGATCGCCCTCCTGCTCCTCTCGATCGCCGGGTACTACGTGTACAAGGCGACCCGGCCCGCCGGCCCGATCGCGTCGCCCGCCGGGATGAGCGAGGACCAGACCTACCTGAGCTTCGGGGCGCCCGAGGGCTCCGGGAAGCCGGTCCTCGAGATCCACCTGGACTTCATGTGCCCGGTCTGCGGGCAGTTCGAGCAGCTCAACGGCGAGGACCTCCAGACGATCGTCGAGGACGAGGAGGCGACCGTGCACATCGTGCCGCGACGGTTCCTGGATCCCCAGTCGACCACCGGCGACTACTCGTCCCGAGCGGCCAGCACCTTCGTGGCGATCTACGAGCAGGACCCCGCGGCGGCCTGGACGTTCCAGCAGCTGCTCTTCCAGAACCAGCCGGCGGAGGGCTCGGCGGGGCTGACCGATGATCAGCTCTGGTCCTACGCCCAGGAGGCAGGGGCCGACGAGTCCGCCAAGGACGCGGTCGACTCGAAGAAGTACATGCCGTGGGTCCGCAAGGTCGCCGAGCCGTATGCGGCGGACAAGGCCAGCGGGACCCCCTACGTCGAGATCGACGGCACCCAGTTCGAGACGTGGAACGAGCAGGGCGCTCTGCGCAAGGCCGTGCTCGAGGCCGGCGGCTCGTCGGCCTCGGACGCGGGCGGCGCCTCGGATGCGGGCGGCGCGTCCGATGGCGGTCAGGGCTGA
- a CDS encoding AIM24 family protein produces MRSNLFDASNQERQTTDRWALQSNKMLRCSLTPQSPEIISSAGAMVAYQGQMDFSYQGSGGGMKLLKKMATGEGGNMMRTRGHGEIFYARQANEIFLIQLEGEALTLNTKNMLAFDSSIQWDIKSLGGAGFMAGGLFNLFLQGQGMVAVTSDGPPMLLDCSQQPTFVDPQAAVCWSANLQPQIKNDFKMGSLIGRGSGESFQLGFHGPGFVVVQPSEGMPVTAAS; encoded by the coding sequence ATGCGTTCGAATCTCTTCGATGCGTCCAACCAGGAGCGCCAGACCACCGACCGGTGGGCGCTGCAGTCCAACAAGATGCTCCGCTGCTCCCTGACCCCGCAGTCCCCGGAGATCATCTCCTCGGCGGGCGCAATGGTCGCCTACCAGGGGCAGATGGACTTCTCGTACCAGGGCTCCGGCGGCGGCATGAAGCTGCTGAAGAAGATGGCCACGGGCGAGGGCGGCAACATGATGCGCACCCGCGGCCACGGCGAGATCTTCTACGCCCGTCAGGCCAACGAGATCTTCCTGATCCAGCTCGAGGGCGAGGCCCTCACCCTGAACACGAAGAACATGCTCGCCTTCGACAGCTCCATCCAGTGGGACATCAAGTCCCTGGGCGGCGCGGGCTTCATGGCCGGCGGCCTGTTCAACCTCTTCCTCCAGGGACAGGGCATGGTCGCGGTGACCTCCGACGGCCCGCCGATGCTCCTGGACTGCTCCCAGCAGCCCACCTTCGTGGACCCGCAGGCGGCGGTCTGCTGGTCCGCGAACCTCCAGCCGCAGATCAAGAACGACTTCAAGATGGGCTCCCTGATCGGACGCGGCTCCGGCGAGTCCTTCCAGCTGGGCTTCCACGGCCCGGGCTTCGTGGTCGTCCAGCCCTCCGAGGGCATGCCGGTCACCGCCGCTTCCTGA
- a CDS encoding serine/threonine-protein kinase, protein MPTPRTPRRAERDPRLAALAEESGYEILGRIGTGGMGIVYRAQDADGNDVAIKLLRHEIADDARARERLAREVTAQKLVRNDNIVRILDAELDSSESFVVTEFIPGPTLEDAVRSHGGLHPEAVREIGLVMGDTLRAIHDAGVIHRDLKPSNVMLRGATEHDLAGFDPDGDRLDPVIIDFGIAIAAEESRLTSTGLVMGTAAYLDPEVIRTDHTGEAGDWWAWAALLSFAATGREPYGSGRADLVFLRADRGELDVDGVPTELAAWLRGALHADPAQRTAPAELLEGLAALDLTRYDDPGDTEMLQTGSSTTALPVAEREESAEDADPETTVLPVEDHQERTAVLPAVDAASSTPSGPPAPPAPPGRSAGAGSAAPADQPTEALPRIATPSEPVTEALPVMGPPTMALPVVPPQHSPPQPQQSSPQHLQTQPHQNPYDQQPHAQNLHAQNLHAQQPAPAQWGPGGQVQVAGPAGMQGVWPEPPPRRPLLVWLGHLLIVALAAVAPYMSLVLLLVLGTMARTWERTHRSVSAKRMRGATGSGPSWAAGLASPFRACLALLEIALQALLPLILGLLVGIALDAGWTLLRGTPPPNGVVFALAMLITLVITWVGLGSLTTRNGAHRMLDAAAPDRLWGSVVLVLLLLLLGAVITTVLAREGMVDYFPFPNGPRLDDIAIWRR, encoded by the coding sequence ATGCCCACGCCCCGCACGCCCCGACGCGCCGAGCGCGATCCGCGCCTGGCCGCGCTCGCCGAGGAATCCGGCTACGAGATCCTCGGCCGCATCGGCACGGGCGGGATGGGGATCGTCTACCGGGCGCAGGACGCCGACGGCAACGATGTGGCCATCAAGCTGCTGCGCCACGAGATCGCCGATGACGCCCGCGCCCGCGAACGGCTGGCCCGCGAGGTCACGGCTCAGAAGCTGGTGCGCAACGACAACATCGTGCGGATCCTGGATGCGGAGCTCGACTCCTCCGAGTCCTTCGTGGTCACCGAGTTCATCCCCGGCCCCACCCTCGAGGACGCGGTGCGCTCCCACGGCGGCCTGCATCCCGAGGCGGTGCGCGAGATCGGCCTGGTCATGGGGGACACCCTGCGGGCCATCCACGACGCCGGGGTGATCCACCGCGATCTCAAGCCCAGCAACGTCATGCTGCGCGGCGCCACCGAGCACGACCTCGCCGGCTTCGACCCCGACGGCGACCGGCTGGACCCCGTGATCATCGACTTCGGCATCGCGATCGCCGCGGAGGAGTCACGGCTGACCTCGACGGGCCTCGTGATGGGCACCGCCGCCTACCTCGACCCCGAGGTGATCCGCACGGACCACACCGGCGAGGCGGGGGACTGGTGGGCCTGGGCGGCGCTGCTGTCCTTCGCCGCCACCGGGCGGGAGCCCTACGGCAGCGGCCGGGCCGATCTGGTGTTCCTGCGCGCGGACCGCGGGGAGCTCGACGTGGACGGCGTCCCCACCGAGCTCGCGGCCTGGCTGCGCGGAGCGCTGCACGCCGATCCCGCGCAGCGCACCGCTCCCGCCGAGCTGCTCGAGGGCCTCGCCGCGCTCGACCTGACCCGTTACGACGACCCCGGCGACACCGAGATGCTGCAGACCGGATCGAGCACCACCGCCCTGCCCGTGGCGGAGCGCGAGGAGAGCGCGGAGGACGCGGACCCGGAGACGACGGTGCTGCCGGTGGAGGACCACCAGGAGCGCACCGCGGTGCTGCCCGCCGTCGACGCGGCCTCGTCCACTCCCTCCGGCCCGCCCGCCCCGCCCGCCCCGCCCGGCCGCTCCGCCGGCGCCGGGTCCGCCGCCCCCGCGGACCAGCCCACCGAGGCGCTGCCACGTATCGCCACGCCGTCGGAGCCCGTGACCGAGGCGCTGCCGGTGATGGGGCCGCCCACCATGGCGCTGCCCGTGGTGCCGCCGCAGCACTCCCCGCCGCAGCCCCAGCAGTCGTCCCCCCAGCACCTGCAGACGCAGCCGCACCAGAACCCGTACGACCAGCAGCCGCATGCCCAGAACCTGCATGCCCAGAACCTGCACGCCCAGCAGCCCGCGCCCGCGCAGTGGGGTCCGGGCGGGCAGGTTCAGGTCGCCGGCCCGGCGGGGATGCAGGGCGTCTGGCCCGAGCCGCCGCCGCGCCGGCCGCTGCTGGTGTGGCTCGGGCACCTGCTCATCGTGGCACTCGCCGCGGTGGCCCCCTACATGTCCCTGGTCCTGCTGCTGGTGCTGGGCACCATGGCCCGCACCTGGGAGCGGACCCACCGCAGCGTGAGCGCCAAGCGGATGCGCGGCGCGACCGGCTCCGGCCCGAGCTGGGCCGCGGGCCTGGCCAGCCCGTTCCGCGCCTGCCTCGCCCTGCTGGAGATCGCGCTGCAGGCGCTGCTGCCGCTGATCCTCGGGCTGCTGGTGGGCATCGCGCTCGATGCGGGGTGGACCCTGCTGCGCGGCACGCCGCCGCCGAACGGGGTGGTCTTCGCGCTCGCGATGCTCATCACGCTCGTGATCACCTGGGTGGGGCTGGGAAGCCTCACCACCCGCAACGGCGCCCATCGCATGCTCGACGCCGCCGCGCCGGACCGTCTGTGGGGCTCCGTGGTGCTGGTGCTGCTGCTCCTGCTGCTCGGTGCCGTGATCACGACGGTGCTGGCCAGGGAGGGGATGGTGGACTACTTCCCCTTCCCGAACGGTCCCCGGCTGGACGACATCGCGATCTGGAGACGGTGA
- a CDS encoding uracil-DNA glycosylase → MPTPLPETLSPDWAEALAPVEGRLHELGGFLRAEVESGRGYLPAGELVLRAFTRPMAEVRVLIVGQDPYPTPGHPIGLSFAVAREVRPLPRSLGNIYTELESDLGIPRAPHGDLGAWQDQGVLLLNRVLTVEPGAPASHRRRGWEEITEHALRALVARGGPLAAILWGRDAQSLIPLLGDVPYVASPHPSPLSASRGFFGSRPFSQVNALLEQQGAAPIDWRIPD, encoded by the coding sequence ATGCCGACGCCCCTTCCCGAGACCCTCTCCCCCGACTGGGCCGAGGCCCTGGCCCCCGTCGAGGGCCGGCTGCACGAGCTCGGGGGCTTCCTCCGCGCCGAGGTCGAATCCGGCCGCGGCTACCTCCCCGCCGGGGAGCTGGTGCTGCGCGCCTTCACCCGTCCGATGGCGGAGGTGCGGGTGCTGATCGTGGGCCAGGACCCCTACCCCACCCCGGGGCATCCGATCGGGCTGTCCTTCGCGGTGGCCCGCGAGGTGCGCCCGCTCCCCCGTTCGCTGGGCAACATCTACACCGAGCTCGAGAGCGACCTCGGGATCCCCCGCGCGCCGCACGGGGACCTCGGCGCCTGGCAGGACCAGGGGGTGCTGCTGCTGAACCGCGTGCTCACGGTCGAGCCGGGCGCGCCCGCCTCGCATCGTCGGCGTGGCTGGGAGGAGATCACCGAGCACGCTCTGCGCGCCCTGGTGGCCCGCGGCGGACCGCTGGCGGCGATCCTGTGGGGCCGCGATGCGCAGTCCCTGATCCCGCTGCTGGGCGATGTGCCGTATGTCGCCAGCCCCCATCCGAGCCCGCTGTCGGCCTCGCGCGGGTTCTTCGGGTCCCGCCCCTTCTCACAGGTGAACGCCCTGCTCGAGCAGCAGGGAGCGGCCCCGATCGACTGGCGGATCCCCGACTGA
- a CDS encoding LytR C-terminal domain-containing protein produces the protein MADSQYPYPPDRFDDEADAVSFHGAHRAELPFWRENLLYIIIIGAAAVLLVVLLFFIGSMGGDGDDRADDPTAAASEEAESSAEATEAEPSEEPAPEADKSTPVLVVNAGGINGLAGAWESALEEDGWEDISLSTADNSQEESVVFYRDEADAGTAQALADSVGAGEARQSDEYDAAVTFVSVEMPEEGADDGEG, from the coding sequence GTGGCTGATTCCCAGTATCCGTACCCCCCGGACCGTTTCGACGACGAGGCCGACGCCGTGTCCTTCCACGGCGCGCATCGTGCCGAGCTGCCGTTCTGGCGGGAGAACCTGCTGTACATCATCATCATCGGCGCCGCCGCGGTGCTGCTGGTGGTGCTCCTCTTCTTCATCGGGAGCATGGGGGGCGACGGCGACGATCGGGCCGACGACCCCACCGCCGCCGCGTCCGAGGAGGCGGAGTCCTCCGCCGAGGCGACCGAGGCCGAGCCCTCCGAGGAGCCCGCCCCCGAGGCGGACAAGTCCACCCCCGTGCTCGTGGTCAACGCCGGCGGGATCAACGGGCTGGCCGGAGCCTGGGAGTCCGCGCTCGAGGAGGACGGCTGGGAGGACATCAGCCTCTCCACCGCCGACAACTCCCAGGAGGAGTCCGTGGTGTTCTACCGCGACGAGGCGGATGCGGGCACCGCTCAGGCCCTCGCGGACTCCGTCGGCGCCGGCGAGGCGCGCCAGAGCGACGAGTACGACGCCGCAGTGACCTTCGTGTCCGTCGAGATGCCCGAGGAGGGCGCGGACGACGGCGAGGGCTGA
- a CDS encoding DUF3263 domain-containing protein: MPADPAERLPCADPSGPPGEADELSARDRRILDLESRTFRYVGAKERAIREEIGISKVAYYVRLNTLLDEPSALRAAPALVHRLRGRRTSGTGAAGADGSHRVA, translated from the coding sequence ATGCCCGCAGATCCCGCCGAACGGCTCCCGTGCGCCGACCCCTCCGGTCCGCCCGGTGAGGCGGACGAGCTCAGCGCGCGCGATCGTCGGATCCTGGACCTGGAGTCCAGGACCTTCCGCTACGTCGGAGCGAAGGAGCGGGCGATCCGTGAGGAGATCGGCATCTCCAAGGTGGCGTACTACGTGCGGCTGAACACCCTGCTCGACGAGCCGTCCGCGCTGCGCGCCGCCCCAGCTCTCGTGCACCGCCTGCGCGGCCGGCGCACCTCCGGAACCGGTGCCGCGGGCGCCGATGGAAGCCACCGCGTGGCGTGA
- a CDS encoding variant leucine-rich repeat-containing protein, with amino-acid sequence MAEPRSAAQEASDPSTRPERLVELTEKHPQLQKLIVLNPSCPEVARQWILATNPWAKQAYEASLASEQEEPDEPEPDESSVWGDLGASSAAVTDTAPQEIPEEAPTSSVRIAPDAGVVPLGASSPVSPAPVSPASAPPPVAAAAPTSSTAPVAAGAAGGAGGAVAWTPEGEPDDGSRTRRRTWYACGGCLLLALLLVILIALVGRAWLGGDDDEYQRDSSTTAQESPSEEPTEKPTTAESTTPDPVSPAPEDAREMTELRSPTGNISCMLEKDSVACSVKERDYGQNGQEDCSEGPFSVQVSGGETSAACGSSFLSDSAETLQYGESAKNGSMACTSRSEGMTCWNTITGKGFMVNRAEYDTF; translated from the coding sequence GTGGCAGAGCCCCGTTCAGCGGCACAGGAGGCGAGCGATCCGAGCACCAGACCAGAGCGCCTCGTCGAGCTCACCGAGAAGCATCCGCAGCTGCAGAAGCTGATCGTCCTGAACCCGTCGTGCCCGGAGGTGGCGCGTCAGTGGATCCTGGCGACCAACCCCTGGGCGAAGCAGGCCTACGAGGCGAGCCTCGCCTCCGAGCAGGAGGAGCCGGACGAGCCGGAGCCCGACGAGTCCTCCGTCTGGGGCGACCTCGGCGCGAGCTCGGCCGCCGTCACCGACACGGCCCCGCAGGAGATCCCGGAGGAGGCACCGACCTCCTCGGTGCGCATCGCCCCGGATGCCGGGGTGGTGCCGCTCGGCGCGTCCTCCCCTGTCTCCCCGGCACCGGTGTCGCCCGCCTCCGCCCCGCCGCCCGTCGCGGCAGCAGCGCCGACGAGCAGCACCGCTCCTGTCGCCGCTGGCGCCGCGGGCGGCGCAGGGGGCGCCGTGGCATGGACGCCCGAGGGCGAGCCGGACGACGGCTCCCGCACTCGTCGCCGCACCTGGTACGCCTGCGGCGGCTGCCTGCTGCTCGCGCTGCTCCTGGTGATCCTCATCGCGCTCGTCGGCCGTGCCTGGCTGGGCGGGGACGACGACGAGTACCAGCGCGACAGCTCCACCACCGCCCAGGAGTCCCCCTCCGAGGAGCCGACGGAGAAGCCCACGACAGCGGAGAGCACCACCCCGGATCCCGTCTCCCCCGCCCCTGAGGACGCGCGCGAGATGACCGAGCTGCGCTCCCCGACCGGAAACATCTCCTGCATGCTCGAGAAGGATTCCGTGGCCTGCTCCGTCAAGGAGCGCGACTACGGGCAGAACGGTCAGGAGGACTGCTCCGAGGGCCCGTTCTCGGTCCAGGTCTCCGGCGGCGAGACCTCTGCGGCCTGCGGCTCCTCGTTCCTGAGCGACTCCGCCGAGACCCTGCAGTACGGGGAGAGCGCGAAGAACGGCTCCATGGCCTGCACCAGCCGCTCCGAGGGCATGACCTGCTGGAACACCATCACCGGCAAGGGCTTCATGGTCAACAGGGCCGAATACGACACGTTCTGA
- a CDS encoding circularly permuted type 2 ATP-grasp protein — MTSTPQALVDELAALGPRGRRRAAEASETMIASDVSAAPPSLDPVPVVLDDASWTELSCGLVQRVRLLDALYADLYGPRTVLASDVAPVGELLGDPGYLRSALGIPARGAHHLFALTSTVARTADGAWVVLEDTVDVPDGAGLALELRRVLSRCAPSLYRSTELRRLHPFFDTVRTTLHDRIRADGRAGRTVVLTRDDADPMRAFDHSWLANLLGAPVVSVADLRTGTGALTLRLPGQDSDHGDAVDAVLRLIPSPLLDPLDLGPTPLGGVTGLVEAARCGDVEVLNPLGAGLLESPALRAALPDLCRELLHEDLQLRPADPSEELELAGALSLDPAGGDQLVERPVTLRMLVMAGPDGYEVLPGGVATTVDDGPAVLKDVWVTVPETSATPGREEAGGRLDEALAPSAVLASYPAMTRSIGSDLFWFGRYLERVDATARLLRTVLDTSNDLGSERSPSARTAQQVLLGAVTDITATAPGFHALDVRDAEQILTEISGLLTDVGRPGSLAQSYAALAQTTRTLRDLISDDVWPVIARMRGRFRTFDGADQAPLEQGLTDIVDGCLTLSGAVADSMPRTLGWDLMEAGRKIERTLSLLALLRATLGHRRTRATEARIAGAVAQITESGASYRRTYHAAVQAELLLELMLDDSTLPRSIAFQLDRLSGALDRLPEVSPAPDLRAPLIALRSRITSWEPRELLRRLEEPGEVAGSAAPTVLLAEIDAATDSLRELATALENRFFHPSESTSPWGVDDV; from the coding sequence GTGACCTCCACCCCTCAGGCCCTGGTCGACGAGCTCGCCGCTCTCGGCCCCCGGGGTCGACGGCGCGCGGCCGAGGCGTCGGAGACGATGATCGCCTCCGACGTCTCCGCCGCGCCGCCCTCCCTGGACCCCGTGCCTGTGGTCCTGGACGACGCGTCCTGGACCGAGCTCTCCTGCGGGCTCGTGCAGCGGGTGCGGCTGCTGGATGCGCTGTACGCCGATCTCTACGGCCCCCGGACCGTCCTGGCCAGCGACGTCGCCCCCGTGGGCGAGCTGCTGGGCGATCCCGGCTACCTCCGCTCGGCCCTGGGGATCCCGGCCCGCGGCGCCCACCATCTCTTCGCGCTGACCAGCACCGTGGCCCGCACGGCCGACGGCGCCTGGGTGGTGCTCGAGGACACCGTCGACGTCCCCGACGGCGCCGGCCTCGCCCTCGAGCTGCGGCGCGTGCTCTCCCGCTGTGCGCCGAGCCTGTACCGCAGCACGGAGCTGCGCCGCCTGCACCCCTTCTTCGACACGGTCCGCACCACCCTGCACGACCGCATCCGGGCCGACGGGCGGGCAGGTCGCACCGTGGTCCTGACCCGCGACGACGCCGATCCGATGCGTGCCTTCGACCACAGCTGGCTCGCGAACCTGCTGGGCGCCCCGGTGGTCTCCGTCGCGGATCTGCGCACCGGCACCGGGGCGCTCACCCTGCGCCTGCCCGGCCAGGACTCCGACCACGGCGACGCGGTCGACGCGGTCCTGCGACTGATCCCCTCCCCGCTTCTGGACCCCCTGGATCTCGGGCCCACGCCGCTGGGCGGCGTGACCGGTCTCGTCGAGGCGGCGCGCTGCGGCGACGTGGAGGTCCTCAACCCCCTCGGCGCCGGCCTGCTCGAGAGCCCCGCGCTGCGCGCCGCCCTGCCCGACCTGTGCCGGGAGCTGCTCCACGAGGACCTGCAGCTGCGCCCGGCCGACCCCTCCGAGGAGCTCGAGCTCGCGGGCGCGCTCAGCCTGGATCCGGCCGGGGGCGACCAGCTGGTCGAGCGCCCCGTGACGCTGCGCATGCTGGTGATGGCGGGCCCCGACGGCTACGAGGTGCTGCCCGGCGGCGTCGCCACCACCGTCGACGACGGACCCGCCGTGCTCAAGGACGTCTGGGTCACCGTGCCCGAGACCTCGGCGACCCCGGGACGAGAGGAGGCGGGCGGCCGGCTCGACGAGGCGCTCGCGCCGTCGGCCGTGCTCGCCTCCTACCCCGCCATGACCCGGTCCATCGGCTCGGACCTGTTCTGGTTCGGCCGGTACCTCGAGCGGGTGGACGCCACCGCGCGGCTGCTGCGCACCGTGCTGGACACCTCCAACGACCTCGGATCCGAGCGCAGCCCGTCGGCCCGCACCGCCCAGCAGGTCCTGCTCGGCGCCGTCACCGACATCACCGCCACCGCCCCCGGCTTCCACGCCCTGGACGTGCGCGACGCGGAGCAGATCCTCACCGAGATCTCGGGGCTGCTCACCGATGTGGGCCGTCCCGGCTCCCTGGCGCAGTCCTACGCCGCGCTCGCGCAGACCACCCGCACCCTGCGGGATCTGATCTCCGACGACGTCTGGCCCGTGATCGCCCGGATGCGTGGACGCTTCCGCACCTTCGACGGCGCCGATCAGGCTCCGCTGGAGCAGGGGCTCACCGACATCGTCGACGGCTGCCTGACCCTCTCGGGCGCGGTCGCCGACTCGATGCCGCGCACGCTCGGCTGGGACCTGATGGAGGCGGGACGCAAGATCGAGCGGACGCTGAGCCTGCTGGCGCTGCTGCGCGCCACCCTCGGGCATCGGCGCACCCGCGCGACGGAGGCCCGGATCGCCGGGGCGGTCGCCCAGATCACCGAGTCGGGCGCGAGCTACCGCCGCACGTACCACGCGGCCGTGCAGGCGGAGCTGCTCCTCGAGCTGATGCTCGACGACTCCACCCTGCCGAGGTCGATCGCCTTCCAGCTCGACCGCCTCAGCGGCGCCCTGGACCGGCTGCCCGAGGTGAGCCCGGCCCCCGACCTGCGCGCCCCGCTCATCGCGCTGCGCAGCCGGATCACGTCGTGGGAGCCGCGCGAGCTGCTGCGCCGCCTGGAGGAACCCGGGGAGGTCGCGGGATCCGCGGCGCCGACGGTGCTGCTCGCCGAGATCGACGCCGCCACCGACTCCCTGCGCGAGCTGGCCACCGCGCTCGAGAACCGCTTCTTCCACCCGTCGGAGTCCACCTCACCGTGGGGAGTCGATGATGTCTGA